GAAAACAAAAAATAATATTGTCAACAAATTCCTAAGAAATATTGAGGCTACTACTAGTAAAAATTAGTAGTAGCCTTAATACTTTGAACATTTTTGATTTATCTGTATAAAAATTATTTTTTTACAAAAAATATAAAAACTAACCAATATGAGAGGAGGAAGCTATTTGAAAAAGTTTACCATAATGACCATGACATTTGTATTACTATTTTTATCAATACTTATGTTTTATGAGCCAAATAAAAATATTATAGAAAGTATTAGTAGATACAATATGTATGCACCAAAAATACTCTATTGGGGCTCAAGAGGTCAAGATGTAAAAAATGTTCAATGGCAGTTGGTTAAATGGAAATATCTTATAGGGAAAGTAGATGGCATATATGGTCCAGAAACTTATAGAGCAGTTAGAAGATTTCAAGCTAAAAATGGATTATCTGTAGATGGAGTAGTAGGTCCAAAAACTGCAGCAGCATTAGGCATTACATTAAAAGGTACTACAGTTCCTGCTTCTGCTCAAGGTATAAGTAGAAAAGGAGATGAATATCTGTTAGCTAGGGCTATTCATGGAGAAGCTAGAGGGGAACCTTATATAGGAAAAGTAGCAGTAGGAGCTGTTGTATTAAATAGAGTTAGAAGTCCAAAGTTTCCCAATACAATAGCAGGAGTAATATATCAACCTTTAGCATTTACAGCAGTAGCTGATGGACAGATAAATTTAACTCCAGGGAAAGATGCTATAAAAGCTGCAAGGGATGCATTAAATGGTTGGGATCCTACCTATGGAGCATTATACTATTGGAATCCAGCTACTGCAACTAGTAGATGGATTTGGTCTAGAAAAGTAACATTAAAAATTGGTAAACATTGGTTTGGAATATAGGAGGTGATAAGATGAAAAAAAGAAAATGGTGGATAGCTCCAACTATATTAGGCTTAGCATTGGTAG
This portion of the Keratinibaculum paraultunense genome encodes:
- the sleB gene encoding spore cortex-lytic enzyme — protein: MKKFTIMTMTFVLLFLSILMFYEPNKNIIESISRYNMYAPKILYWGSRGQDVKNVQWQLVKWKYLIGKVDGIYGPETYRAVRRFQAKNGLSVDGVVGPKTAAALGITLKGTTVPASAQGISRKGDEYLLARAIHGEARGEPYIGKVAVGAVVLNRVRSPKFPNTIAGVIYQPLAFTAVADGQINLTPGKDAIKAARDALNGWDPTYGALYYWNPATATSRWIWSRKVTLKIGKHWFGI